The following coding sequences are from one Clostridioides difficile ATCC 9689 = DSM 1296 window:
- a CDS encoding PRD domain-containing protein, whose product MNYIIKKVLNSSVVLVHDTKDNEFILLGKGIGYGKKTGEYICGSNDNQMFVPVENTKSKQFLELMDDIPVDILKITQEIIVEAEKLLNSSFNKNLYLILADHFNFAIERMRKGIKITNRVFWEIKNYYPNEFKVGMVAIYMVEERLGIQLPEEEAANIAFHFANAMASDGNSYDTIKYAKVIGEIINIFVFSLNRTLDKKSMHYMRFITHIKFFVERFFSDSMLSSGDDLLFNQMKRSNPKEMLIALKVRDFLEKKYGKKLTNEEIAFLVVHIARVKQ is encoded by the coding sequence ATGAACTACATAATAAAGAAAGTTTTGAACTCGAGCGTTGTTTTAGTTCATGACACAAAGGATAATGAATTTATTTTGCTAGGGAAAGGAATTGGATATGGTAAAAAAACAGGAGAATATATTTGTGGTTCCAATGATAATCAAATGTTTGTCCCTGTTGAAAATACAAAATCAAAACAATTTTTAGAATTAATGGATGATATTCCTGTCGACATTTTAAAGATAACACAGGAAATAATAGTAGAGGCAGAAAAGTTATTGAACTCATCTTTTAATAAAAACTTATACTTAATATTAGCAGACCATTTTAACTTTGCAATTGAAAGGATGCGTAAAGGAATAAAAATTACAAATCGAGTATTTTGGGAAATAAAAAATTATTATCCAAATGAGTTTAAGGTTGGAATGGTTGCAATTTATATGGTAGAGGAGAGATTGGGCATTCAATTACCAGAGGAAGAAGCAGCTAACATTGCTTTCCATTTTGCAAATGCTATGGCTTCAGATGGAAATTCATATGATACGATTAAGTATGCCAAAGTAATTGGAGAAATAATTAATATTTTTGTTTTTTCTTTGAATAGAACCTTAGATAAAAAGAGTATGCATTATATGAGATTTATAACACATATAAAATTTTTTGTGGAAAGATTTTTTTCAGATAGTATGTTAAGCAGTGGTGATGATTTATTATTTAATCAAATGAAAAGGTCAAATCCAAAAGAAATGTTAATTGCATTAAAAGTTAGAGATTTTTTAGAAAAGAAATATGGAAAAAAGTTAACAAATGAGGAAATAGCTTTCTTGGTTGTCCATATCGCACGAGTTAAGCAATAG
- the asnB gene encoding asparagine synthase (glutamine-hydrolyzing) — MINLEEKYLTRKDTYMIKILEYNGHIRNWKVLCEELGIDSSLCRDERERAILVEAYKTWGYDMANHMHGMFAFALWDTVEKKLFCLRDRFGVKPFYYYETENGKLLYGSSIRKIMEQPGFVKELNEDMLQIYMSFTYVAGENTFFRGVKKLMPGHYLVYQNKTVCIGRYWKPEFHPDHSKSIEEWTDEIHTTLQKIMPEVKSENETAELFLSGGVDSSYILAMSDIEKTGSCGYEEERFDESKLAQQTANILGCKNSRYIITPEEYFASVPYVMYHMEQPTGDASAIVFAIGCKAAAENTNICYSGEGADEFFCGYNIYHKAECYGENLKTFYIGNTNIMNEGEKRKILKKYNPDVLPIEVVKGIYEETEELDTLTNMSNVDIQIWLEGDIYFNIDKMSTAVGLEVRMPLTDTRIFDIASRIPSEYKVKGKENKIAFRTAASKTLPEEIAFRNKLGFIVPIRIWMADDQYNKDIRDKFNSEIADKFFNIDEINEIFNDYISGNSDNWRKIWMIYTFLVWYEIYFVKC; from the coding sequence ATGATAAATTTAGAAGAAAAGTATTTAACACGAAAAGACACATATATGATAAAAATTCTAGAATACAATGGACATATTCGAAACTGGAAAGTTCTCTGTGAAGAACTTGGAATCGATTCTTCATTATGTAGAGATGAGCGTGAACGAGCAATTTTAGTGGAAGCATATAAGACATGGGGATATGATATGGCAAATCACATGCATGGAATGTTTGCTTTTGCATTATGGGATACTGTGGAAAAGAAACTCTTCTGCCTAAGAGACCGGTTTGGAGTAAAACCTTTCTATTATTATGAGACTGAAAATGGGAAGCTTCTCTATGGTTCATCTATTCGTAAGATTATGGAGCAACCAGGATTTGTGAAAGAGTTAAATGAAGACATGTTACAGATTTATATGTCTTTCACATATGTAGCAGGTGAAAATACATTCTTCCGTGGAGTAAAGAAGCTTATGCCAGGACATTACCTTGTCTATCAGAATAAAACAGTATGTATTGGTCGTTATTGGAAACCTGAATTTCATCCTGACCACAGCAAGTCTATTGAGGAATGGACGGATGAAATTCATACAACACTTCAGAAAATTATGCCAGAGGTAAAATCAGAGAATGAAACTGCAGAGTTATTCCTATCAGGAGGTGTTGATTCATCTTATATATTGGCAATGTCAGATATAGAAAAAACAGGTTCATGTGGTTATGAGGAAGAGCGTTTTGATGAATCAAAATTAGCACAACAGACAGCTAATATTCTTGGGTGTAAAAATTCGAGATATATAATTACACCTGAAGAGTATTTTGCGTCAGTACCTTATGTAATGTACCATATGGAGCAACCAACTGGAGATGCATCTGCTATCGTTTTTGCTATTGGATGCAAGGCAGCAGCTGAAAACACAAATATCTGTTACTCTGGAGAAGGAGCAGATGAGTTTTTTTGTGGATATAATATATACCATAAGGCAGAGTGTTATGGAGAGAATTTGAAGACATTTTATATTGGAAATACAAACATTATGAATGAGGGTGAGAAAAGAAAAATTCTTAAGAAATACAATCCTGATGTGCTTCCTATTGAAGTGGTAAAGGGAATTTATGAAGAAACAGAAGAACTAGATACACTTACTAACATGTCAAATGTAGATATTCAAATATGGTTGGAAGGAGATATTTATTTTAATATAGATAAAATGAGTACTGCAGTTGGATTGGAAGTCAGAATGCCTCTTACAGATACAAGAATATTTGATATTGCATCCAGAATACCATCAGAATATAAAGTGAAAGGAAAAGAGAATAAGATTGCCTTTCGTACAGCTGCATCAAAAACATTACCAGAAGAGATTGCTTTTAGAAATAAATTAGGATTTATTGTGCCAATTCGTATATGGATGGCTGATGACCAATATAATAAGGACATCCGAGATAAATTCAATAGTGAGATAGCAGATAAATTCTTTAACATAGATGAGATTAATGAGATTTTTAATGACTACATTAGTGGAAACTCTGATAATTGGAGAAAGATTTGGATGATTTACACATTCCTAGTGTGGTATGAAATCTATTTTGTAAAATGTTAA
- a CDS encoding TIGR04100 family radical SAM protein, which yields MNILYTIENSIYVNITNTCPCSCVFCIRNEKDEVANSGSLWLEHEPSVDEVKEAFNKYNLDDYDEIVFCGYGEPLMRINELIEVAKFIKEKSSIKIRINTNGLSDLIHNKKTAILLKNVIDAVSISLNAPNKEAYNRVTQPKFGEKSFDYMLDFAKDCKKYIKEVAFSVVDEISPEEIEESKQLAKKLDIPLRVRHKN from the coding sequence ATGAATATCTTATATACAATTGAAAATAGTATCTATGTAAATATAACTAATACATGTCCATGTAGTTGTGTTTTTTGTATAAGAAACGAAAAAGATGAAGTTGCAAATAGTGGTAGTTTATGGCTGGAACATGAGCCAAGTGTAGATGAAGTAAAAGAAGCCTTCAATAAATACAATTTAGACGACTATGATGAAATCGTATTTTGTGGATATGGCGAACCATTAATGAGAATAAATGAATTGATAGAGGTAGCAAAGTTTATAAAAGAAAAAAGTAGCATAAAGATAAGAATAAATACAAATGGTCTAAGTGATTTAATACATAACAAAAAAACAGCTATTCTGTTAAAAAATGTTATAGATGCAGTATCAATAAGTCTTAATGCCCCAAATAAAGAAGCTTATAATAGAGTTACTCAACCAAAGTTTGGAGAAAAATCATTTGATTATATGTTAGATTTTGCAAAAGATTGCAAAAAATATATAAAAGAAGTAGCTTTTTCAGTAGTAGATGAAATATCTCCAGAAGAAATAGAAGAATCTAAACAACTGGCAAAAAAACTTGATATACCATTAAGGGTTAGACATAAGAATTAG
- a CDS encoding TIGR04002 family protein, with protein sequence MEKMNKVTSKKTTYIVTSALFASIICLTIAYILHIPVGGNNGYVHIGDAFIYLAATILPTNYAIAASAIGAGLADLSTGAAIWVIPTIIIKPILVLFFTSKSDKIINKRNIVASVVAGIVGLVLYMFAEGIIIGSFTSAFVMSLLGLLQPIGSFIVFIILGMALDKLDFKKRYFN encoded by the coding sequence TTGGAAAAAATGAATAAAGTTACTTCTAAAAAAACTACCTATATTGTTACTTCAGCATTATTTGCATCCATAATATGCCTGACAATAGCATATATATTACATATTCCAGTTGGTGGAAACAATGGATATGTTCATATAGGAGATGCTTTTATTTATCTAGCTGCAACTATTTTGCCAACAAACTATGCTATAGCTGCTTCTGCAATTGGTGCTGGTCTAGCTGATTTATCTACAGGTGCTGCTATCTGGGTAATACCAACTATAATCATAAAACCAATACTTGTATTATTTTTCACTTCTAAAAGTGACAAGATAATAAATAAGAGAAATATAGTTGCTTCGGTTGTAGCAGGTATAGTAGGATTAGTTTTATACATGTTTGCTGAAGGTATAATTATTGGAAGTTTTACAAGTGCATTTGTAATGAGCTTACTTGGCTTATTACAGCCAATAGGAAGTTTTATTGTTTTTATAATCTTAGGTATGGCACTTGATAAACTTGATTTTAAAAAACGTTATTTTAATTAA